The proteins below are encoded in one region of Carassius auratus strain Wakin unplaced genomic scaffold, ASM336829v1 scaf_tig00215912, whole genome shotgun sequence:
- the LOC113096387 gene encoding macrophage-expressed gene 1 protein-like: MGSKTFCLLMLYCCVHICDLYPLIRPRNGLNECHKNSSLPALEVLPGGGWDNLRNIDMGRVMNLSYSQCQTTEDGVYLIPDEVFVIPQKVSGVETNSEIIMSWLEQTSDSSSSINADVSFYSVLNGKFSKENQRMKTHQVKESSVTARVQVRNHLYTVKAYPDFPFDIRFAQQAEEIADAIENNQTRLATYLSEKLILDYGTHVITSVDAGATLVQEDYLKMSYVTKNQLQMSSISASAGLSFFEKLKFDFDSNGFQKTSKTSGYQDNITYSFIQSQGGALFYPGITLQKWQESTLNNLVAIDRSGLPIHYFLNPSTFPDLPVPTVNKIALLVSQAAEQYYKINTIPGCISPDSKNFNFQANVDDASCEGPVTSLSFGGIYQQCTALTSDGNAICDETAQRNPATGDYSCPLQYSSTLLRSQTVERVYNRYECQKKCRSCGFLWFSTCCDQTCKDVYYVCRAKVDTYWCSTSQTTQLNSGYLFGGLHGPSLQNPFTKSYSCPPNFFMQKFLSSGMVVCLSNDYVTATKFSVTFGGFFSCQSGNPLSDGQSRCPPQFSQHLAAISDGCEILYCVQSGVFSGGQLKPVRLPPFISPPLVGTMGTNSVAVMTEGDVFWVRVGKARTWYRADPVEINQMFGRSGGEKVGVTYGQIALIALVISGLVV; this comes from the exons ATGGGGTCAAAAACATTTTGTCTGCTTATGCTCTACTGCTGTGTTCACATCTGCGACCTTTATCCGCTCATTCGTCCCAGAAACGGACTCAATGAGTGTCACAAAAACTCAAGTTTACCAGCGCTGGAGGTTCTGCCAGGAGGAGGCTGGGATAACCTGCGCAACATAGACATGGGCCGGGTGATGAATCTGAGCTATTCCCAGTGTCAGACCACAGAAGATGGAGTCTATCTCATTCCAGATGAAGTCTTCGTCATTCCACAGAAAGTGAGCGGAGTGGAAACAAACTCTGAGATCATCATGTCATGGCTGGAACAGACAAGCGACAGTTCAAGCTCCATCAATGCAGATGTTTCCTTTTATTCAGTGCTCAATGGAAAATTCTCGAAAGAAAACCAGCGGATGAAAACCCACCAAGTGAAGGAGAGTTCTGTAACAGCACGAGTTCAA gtCCGTAACCATCTATACACAGTAAAAGCGTATCCTGACTTCCCTTTTGACATCCGCTTTGCTCAACAGGCCGAGGAAATCGCAGATGCTATTGAAAACAATCAAACACGTCTAGCAACTTACCTGTCAGAGAAACTCATACTGGATTATGGCACCCATGTCATCACAAGTGTTGATGCTGGTGCCACTTTGGTGCAAGAggactatttaaaaatgtcttatgTCACAAAGAATCAGTTACAAATGTCTTCTATTTCTGCATCAGCAGGTCTTTCCTTCTTTGAAAAACTTAAATTTGATTTTGACAGCAATGGATTCCAAAAAACCTCTAAAACCAGTGGTTATCAGGATAACATcacatattcattcattcagagcCAGGGAGGAGCTTTATTCTATCCAGGCATCACTCTGCAGAAGTGGCAAGAGAGTACACTCAATAATCTGGTGGCTATCGACCGCTCAGGTCTGCCGATTCACTATTTTCTGAATCCATCAACATTCCCAGACCTCCCAGTACCAACAGTAAATAAAATAGCTTTGTTAGTTTCTCAGGCTGCAGAacaatactataaaataaataccaTTCCAGGGTGTATAAGTCCAGATTCCAAAAACTTTAACTTTCAGGCAAATGTAGATGATGCATCTTGTGAGGGACCAGTCACCAGTCTTAGCTTTGGTGGCATTTACCAACAATGCACTGCACTGACATCAGATGGAAATGCTATCTGTGATGAGACAGCACAGAGAAACCCAGCTACAGGTGATTATTCTTGCCCTTTACAGTACAGTTCCACCCTATTACGCTCTCAGACAGTAGAACGAGTTTATAATCGTTACGAATGCCAAAAGAAATGTCGTTCATGTGGTTTCTTGTGGTTCTCTACTTGTTGTGACCAAACATGTAAGGATGTTTACTATGTCTGTCGTGCAAAGGTAGACACCTACTGGTGTTCCACCAGTCAGACAACCCAGTTGAACTCTGGATACCTCTTTGGAGGTCTTCATGGACCATCTTTGCAAAATCCATTTACCAAATCTTATAGCTGTCCTCCAAATTTCTTTATGCAAAAGTTTTTGTCTAGTGGTATGGTGGTTTGTCTGAGCAACGATTATGTCACAGCAACCAAATTCTCTGTGACATTTGGTGGCTTCTTCAGCTGCCAGTCTGGTAACCCTCTCTCAGATGGTCAATCTCGCTGTCCACCTCAGTTCAGCCAACATCTTGCTGCCATTAGTGATGGCTGTGAGATATTGTACTGTGTCCAGTCCGGTGTATTTAGTGGTGGTCAGTTAAAACCTGTCCGTCTCCCACCATTCATAAGCCCACCGCTGGTTGGCACGATGGGCACAAACTCTGTAGCTGTAATGACAGAAGGTGATGTTTTCTGGGTAAGAGTTGGAAAAGCAAGAACATGGTATCGGGCAGATCCTGTTGAAATAAATCAGATGTTTGGGAGGTCTGGAGGAGAAAAGGTTGGTGTAACCTATGGTCAGATAGCTTTAATTGCTCTTGTAATATCAGGGTTAGTTGTTTAA
- the LOC113096388 gene encoding perforin-1-like, producing MKATLEIIMETNHCVFHVFLCISLILTQWDISSACQSGSQEECEKAPFVPGYNLAGEGFDIVRMRRKGAFLINVKSHMVNGTCTVCKNRFQGGQMQKLPSAVRDWRPFSRCSKQLSSALHHSVDSLMKSSTSLINNNWEMDLRVDDIGKAFIGGSHSDIARFAQSQNAMDKATFALHEISCTYYSFRVTDHPELSTEFSKHLQRLPKQYDEESEALYRRTIDTYGTHYIRQVHLGGRVRRVTAFRTCLATLKGFSETDIKNCLNIELKMNLGFLPANISLSNKCSQILKDNMNMGFHQGFMTHKTEVLGGEKYFPDLVLNQSPAEAYSNWMMSLHDNPEVISYAILPLHHLVADPEVSGNLKRAVTEYIEENMLSVDPKENQECSQTPNLDLNCCPMQAGRGKLAVMVQRAAGLKADLFTRTDGYVKVWYNLMYEETEVIMDNNDPEWNISYDFRSVEFGHDLIFEVWDSDVIYNDFVGQCVVRPERGSHSHSCKLKRGILYFTYNASCDAHLTGPRCSRYSPKG from the exons ATGAAAGCTACTCTCG AAATCATCATGGAGACAAATCACTGTGTCTTCCATGTGTTTCTCTGCATATCTCTGATCTTGACACAATGGGACATAAGTTCAGCTTGCCAGTCAGGCTCTCAGGAAGAATGTGAGAAAGCCCCGTTTGTGCCTGGTTACAACCTGGCGGGCGAAGGATTTGACATTGTCAGGATGCGCCGTAAAGGGGCCTTTTTGATCAATGTCAAGTCACACATGGTCAACGGCACTTGTACGGTCTGCAAGAACCGCTTCCAGGGAGGCCAGATGCAGAAACTTCCCTCAGCTGTGCGGGACTGGCGTCCGTTCAGTCGCTGCAGCAAACAGCTTTCTAGTGCTCTTCATCATTCTGTTGACTCCCTGATGAAGAGTTCAACATCACTCATCAATAACAACTGGGAAATGGACCTACGCGTGGATGACATAGGAAAGGCATTTATTGGAGGGAGCCATTCAGATATTGCCAGATTTGCCCAATCTCAGAATGCAATGGATAAGGCAACATTTGCCCTCCATGAAATCAGCTGCACATATTACAG TTTCAGAGTTACAGACCACCCAGAACTCAGCACTGAATTCTCAAAACATCTCCAGCGACTTCCGAAACAATATGATGAGGAATCAGAAGCCCTGTACCGAAGGACTATAGATACTTACGGCACTCACTACATACGTCAAGTTCATCTGGGAGGGCGAGTGAGGCGGGTCACGGCTTTTCGGACTTGTCTTGCAACCCTGAAGGGCTTCTCAGAGACTGATATCAAGAACTGCCTAAACATTGAGTTAAAGATGAATCTGGGGTTCCTGCCAGCTAATATCTCGCTTTCCAACAAATGCTCTCAAATCCTTAAAGATAACATGAACATGGGATTCCACCAGGGCTTCATGACACACAAGACAGAGGTGCTGGGAGGTGAGAAATACTTCCCAGACCTTGTTTTAAACCAAAGCCCAGCTGAAGCATACTCCAACTGGATGATGAGCTTGCATGACAATCCTGAAGTCATATCATATGCAATTCTCCCTCTCCATCATCTGGTGGCTGATCCTGAGGTTAGTGGCAATCTCAAAAGAGCAGTAACAGAGTATATTGAAGAGAACATGCTTTCTGTAGATCCCAAGGAGAATCAAGAATGCTCACAAACACCAAATCTGGACCTCAACTGCTGTCCCATGCAAGCCGGCCGTGGCAAGTTAGCAGTGATGGTGCAGAGAGCAGCAGGCCTGAAAGCAGATCTCTTCACACGCACTGACGGTTATGTGAAAGTCTGGTACAACCTCATGTATGAGGAGACTGAGGTGATTATGGACAATAATGATCCTGAATGGAACATCAGTTATGATTTTAGATCAGTTGAGTTCGGTCATGACCTCATATTTGAGGTTTGGGACAGTGATGTCATTTATAATGACTTTGTGGGGCAATGTGTGGTCCGACCTGAACGTGGATCTCATTCACACAGCTGTAAATTAAAGAGAGGCATCCTGTATTTCACCTACAACGCTTCTTGTGATGCTCATCTGACTGGACCCAGGTGTAGCAGATATTCCCCAAAAGGATAA
- the LOC113096386 gene encoding macrophage-expressed gene 1 protein-like codes for MESRAYCLLMLCCFINVCKLHPLIRPSNGLRLCRKNSSLSALEVLPGGGWDNLRNIDMGRVMNLSYSQCQTTEDGVYLIPDEVFVIPQKVSGVETNSEIIMSWLEHKSSTSSSINADASFFSVVNAKFSTENQRMKTHQVKESSVTARVQVRNHLYTVKAYPDFTLDSRFAQQAEEIADAIENNQTRQATYLSEKLILDYGTHVITSVDAGATLVQEDYLKMSYISDSQSDASSITASAGFNFFDKVKFDIGTSTSQKTSQTSGYQGNITYSLIQSHGGALFYPGITLQKWQESTLNNLVAIDRSGLPIHYFLNPSTFPDLPVPTVNKMASSVRKAAEQYYKVNTIPGCVNPNSKNFNFQANVDDASCEGPVTNLSFGGIYQRCTPLTSDGNAICDETAQRNPATGDYSCPRQYDSTLLRSETVERGYNHYECHSHCHSCGFLWLSTCCDQTCGDAYRVRRAKVETYWCSTTQKAPEYSGYLFGGLFRPGMQNPLTKSNSCPPNYFPQHFLSNGMMVCLSNDYEAGTRFSVPFAGFFSCQSGNPLANGQNRCPPQFSQHLAAISDGCQILYCVQSGVFTGGQLMPIRLPPFTRPPMVSMIATNTVAVMTEGDRSWVRVGQTKMWRLAKPGEINQMASMFDTSSSKMSGGEKAGVAIGVMVLVALVVVGTVFIMKRRKRFSATSLSRGYEQIHGQGENESSIEIQREQPNGNVNENPTQPLLS; via the exons ATGGAGTCTAGAGCATATTGTCTGCTGATGCTCTGCTGTTTTATCAATGTCTGCAAGCTTCATCCTCTCATTCGTCCCAGTAATGGACTTCGCTTGTGCCGCAAAAACTCAAGTTTATCAGCGCTGGAGGTTCTGCCAGGAGGAGGCTGGGATAACCTGCGCAACATAGACATGGGCCGGGTGATGAATCTGAGCTATTCCCAGTGTCAGACCACAGAAGATGGAGTCTATCTCATTCCAGATGAAGTCTTCGTCATTCCACAGAAAGTTAGCGGAGTGGAAACAAACTCTGAGATCATCATGTCATGGCTGGAACACAAAAGCTCAACTTCAAGTTCCATCAATGCAGATGCTTCCTTTTTTTCGGTTGTCAATGCGAAATTCTCCACAGAAAACCAGCGGATGAAAACCCACCAAGTGAAGGAGAGTTCTGTAACAGCACGAGTTCAA GTCCGTAACCATCTGTACACAGTAAAGGCGTATCCTGACTTCACTCTGGACTCCCGCTTTGCTCAACAGGCCGAGGAAATCGCAGATGCTATTGAAAACAATCAAACTCGTCAAGCGACTTACCTGTCAGAGAAACTCATACTGGATTATGGCACCCATGTCATCACAAGTGTTGATGCTGGTGCCACTTTGGTGCAAGAggactatttaaaaatgtcttatatCTCTGACAGCCAGTCAGATGCATCTTCTATAACTGCGTCAGCAGGATTTAACTTTTTTGACAAGGTTAAATTTGATATTGGTACAAGTACGTCCCAAAAAACCTCTCAAACCAGTGGTTATCAGGGTAACATCACATATTCGTTAATTCAGAGCCATGGAGGGGCTTTATTCTACCCAGGCATCACTCTGCAGAAGTGGCAAGAGAGTACACTCAATAATCTGGTGGCTATCGACCGCTCCGGTCTGCCGATTCACTATTTTCTGAATCCATCGACATTCCCAGACCTCCCAGTACCAACAGTAAATAAAATGGCTTCATCAGTTCGTAAGGCTGCAGAGCAATACTATAAAGTAAACACCATTCCAGGTTGTGTAAATCCAAATTCCAAAAACTTCAACTTTCAGGCAAATGTAGATGATGCATCTTGTGAGGGTCCAGTCACCAATCTTAGCTTTGGTGGCATTTACCAACGATGCACTCCACTGACATCAGATGGAAATGCTATCTGTGATGAGACAGCACAGAGAAACCCAGCTACAGGTGATTATTCTTGCCCTCGGCAGTACGACAGTACCCTATTACGCTCTGAGACAGTAGAACGAGGTTATAATCATTATGAATGCCACAGCCACTGTCATTCATGTGGTTTCTTGTGGTTGTCTACTTGTTGTGACCAAACATGCGGTGATGCTTACCGAGTCCGTCGTGCAAAAGTTGAAACTTACTGGTGTTCAACAACACAGAAGGCCCCTGAGTACTCTGGATACCTTTTCGGAGGACTATTTAGACCAGGCATGCAAAACCCACTGACCAAATCTAATAGCTGTCCTCCAAACTACTTTCCCCAACACTTTTTGTCAAATGGCATGATGGTTTGTCTGAGCAATGATTATGAGGCCGGAACAAGATTCTCTGTGCCTTTTGCTGGTTTCTTCAGCTGCCAGTCTGGCAACCCTCTTGCAAATGGTCAGAATCGCTGTCCGCCTCAGTTCAGCCAACATCTTGCTGCCATTAGTGATGGCTGTCAGATATTGTACTGTGTCCAGTCCGGTGTTTTCACTGGTGGCCAGTTAATGCCTATCCGGCTCCCACCATTCACAAGACCACCCATGGTCAGCATGATTGCAACAAACACAGTAGCTGTAATGACAGAAGGTGATCGTTCTTGGGTGAGAGTTGGACAAACTAAGATGTGGAGACTGGCAAAGCCTGGTGAAATCAATCAAATGGCATCAATGTTTGACACATCATCTTCTAAGATGTCTGGAGGAGAAAAGGCTGGTGTGGCCATTGGTGTAATGGTTCTGGTTGCTCTTGTGGTTGTAGGAACAGTGTTTATAATGAAAAGGAGAAAGAGGTTTTCTGCCACCAGCTTGAGCAGAGGGTATGAACAGATTCATGGTCAGGGTGAAAACGAGAGCAGTATAGAGATTCAGAGAGAACAACCAAATGGAAATGTTAATGAAAACCCCACTCAACCCCTACTATCATAA